In Candidatus Angelobacter sp., a single window of DNA contains:
- a CDS encoding glycoside hydrolase family 2 TIM barrel-domain containing protein has protein sequence MRKHVALFALVLLSFQLRADEVATELPAGVKAVWDASKAYHETTPTREWICLNGLWRWQPAEAKAEQVPAGSWGFFKVPGCWPGITDYLQKDSQTLYAHRTWKDVKPGGISAAWYEREFSVPDNWAGRSIALHAEYLNSFAAVFVDGVKAGEIHFPGGDLDLTAVCRPGAKHRLSLLVVALPLKGVMLSYTDSASAREVKGNVERRGLCGDVFLVSTPHGPKITDVNVDTSVRKRELTVSAAVTGLDANARYKFQGRITKDGSIVKQFTSPPFQSSDLKDVRFAFAEKWMPDKLWDLNTPQNKFDLQLSLDDAGGQVLDTDWTRRFGFREFWIEGRDFYLNGKRIFLSAVPLDNAQIGAAFATYAAARESLERLQSFGINYVYTHNYGCEPGAHLSFSEVLRAADDVGMLVGFTQPHFSHYDWKAPDADENNGYARHAAFYARAAGNHPSVVMYVMSHNATGYEEDMNPDMIDGIHDGRDQWGLKNVNLAMRAEAIVKRLDPRRIVYHHASGNLGVMHDSNFYPNFAPVQELDDWFEHWATEGMKPAFTCEYGAPFTWDWTMYRGWYKGQREWGSARVPWEFCLAEWNAQFFGDRTYQISEAEKADLRWEAKQFRAGNLWHRWDYPNQVGSDRFDERYPVFAMYLTDNWRAYRTWGVSGISPWEYEHFWKLRAGVDNSRKELKVDWDNLQRSGFSPDYIDQRYERMDMAYERSDWIATPAAQALIRNNRPLLAYLAGKAGAFTSKDHNCLPGETVEKQIVVINNSRETVTCEAGWTFTLPRSLTGKRRVTVATGDQARIPLRFKLPKELASGSYEIHLTAKFGSGETQEDRFVIDVLPATERIAATRPLTPSLSPGAGEGGQIAVFDPKGETTKLLSETGVRSQQVEANTDLSPYDILVIGKAALTVDGPASDISRVRDGLKVIVFEQTSDVLEKRLGFRVAEYGLRQLFPRVTDHPILAGLKTENLHDWRGSATILPPRLKYEIRPRYGPTVEWAGIPVPRVWRCGNRGNVASVLIEKPARGDFLPILDGGFSLQYSPLMEYREGKGMVLFCQLDVTGRTESDPTAEQLVRNLFRYVSDWKPVPRRKVVYAGDDDGRKFLDSLGVNPRPYDGKLSSDDALVVSHGVEQALAKNASALTSFLKSGGNLLAIGLDQDEANAFLPFKVTMRKAEHVSSFFEPPGVSSLLAGIGPAEVHNRDPRELPLVTGAAQILGDGVLAIAADANVVFLQMAPWTFSREQSFRRTFRQTSVLLDRLLANMGVAGSTPLLERFSQPVEVTKSEKRWLSGFYLDQPEEWDDPYRFFRW, from the coding sequence ATGCGTAAGCACGTCGCGCTGTTCGCTCTCGTTTTGTTGAGCTTCCAACTTCGCGCGGACGAGGTCGCAACAGAATTACCCGCTGGAGTGAAGGCTGTCTGGGATGCGAGCAAGGCGTACCACGAAACCACGCCGACTCGCGAATGGATTTGTCTCAACGGTCTCTGGCGTTGGCAGCCGGCCGAGGCAAAAGCCGAGCAGGTTCCTGCCGGGAGTTGGGGATTTTTCAAAGTGCCTGGGTGCTGGCCGGGGATCACCGACTATTTGCAGAAGGATTCCCAAACACTTTACGCGCATCGGACCTGGAAAGACGTGAAGCCCGGCGGAATCAGCGCCGCCTGGTATGAACGCGAGTTCAGCGTGCCCGACAACTGGGCGGGCCGCAGCATCGCTCTCCACGCCGAATACCTGAACTCCTTCGCGGCGGTGTTCGTGGATGGCGTGAAGGCGGGCGAGATCCATTTTCCCGGCGGCGACCTCGACCTCACCGCGGTCTGCCGTCCGGGCGCCAAACACCGGCTGAGCCTGCTCGTGGTCGCGCTGCCGTTGAAAGGCGTGATGCTTTCCTACACCGACAGCGCGTCGGCGCGCGAAGTGAAAGGAAACGTCGAGCGACGCGGCTTGTGTGGCGACGTGTTTCTCGTCAGTACACCACACGGGCCAAAGATCACGGATGTGAACGTGGACACCTCGGTGCGCAAACGCGAGTTGACCGTCAGCGCCGCTGTCACTGGTCTTGATGCCAACGCGCGCTACAAATTCCAGGGCCGAATCACGAAGGACGGTTCCATCGTCAAACAATTTACCAGTCCACCGTTTCAGAGCAGCGATCTCAAGGACGTCCGGTTTGCTTTCGCGGAAAAATGGATGCCCGATAAACTTTGGGACCTCAACACGCCGCAAAACAAGTTCGACCTTCAGTTATCGCTCGACGATGCCGGTGGTCAGGTGCTGGACACCGATTGGACGCGGCGGTTCGGTTTCCGCGAGTTCTGGATTGAGGGCCGGGATTTTTATCTCAACGGCAAGCGCATTTTTCTTTCGGCGGTTCCGCTCGACAACGCGCAGATCGGCGCCGCGTTCGCGACTTACGCCGCCGCCCGCGAGAGCCTCGAACGCCTCCAGAGTTTCGGGATCAATTACGTTTACACGCACAATTACGGTTGCGAGCCGGGCGCGCATCTGAGTTTCAGCGAAGTTCTCCGCGCCGCCGATGACGTGGGAATGCTCGTGGGTTTCACCCAACCCCATTTCAGTCACTACGATTGGAAGGCGCCCGACGCCGACGAGAACAACGGTTACGCGCGGCACGCGGCGTTTTATGCGCGCGCGGCGGGGAATCATCCGTCCGTGGTGATGTATGTGATGAGCCACAACGCCACCGGTTACGAAGAGGACATGAACCCGGACATGATTGACGGGATTCACGATGGCCGCGACCAGTGGGGATTGAAAAACGTCAACCTGGCGATGCGCGCAGAAGCCATCGTGAAGCGGCTCGACCCGCGCCGGATCGTTTATCATCACGCGTCGGGCAATCTGGGCGTCATGCACGACAGCAATTTTTACCCGAACTTCGCGCCGGTCCAGGAGCTGGACGACTGGTTCGAGCACTGGGCCACCGAAGGCATGAAGCCGGCGTTCACCTGTGAATACGGCGCGCCGTTCACGTGGGACTGGACGATGTATCGCGGCTGGTACAAAGGGCAGCGCGAGTGGGGCAGCGCCAGAGTGCCGTGGGAATTCTGTCTCGCGGAATGGAACGCGCAGTTTTTCGGCGACCGTACCTACCAAATCAGTGAAGCGGAGAAAGCGGACCTGCGCTGGGAAGCGAAACAGTTCCGCGCCGGCAACTTGTGGCATCGCTGGGATTATCCGAATCAAGTCGGCTCGGACCGCTTCGACGAACGTTATCCGGTTTTCGCGATGTATCTCACCGACAACTGGCGGGCGTATCGCACGTGGGGCGTGTCCGGCATTTCGCCGTGGGAATACGAACACTTCTGGAAACTGCGCGCGGGCGTGGACAATAGCCGGAAGGAACTCAAGGTGGACTGGGACAATCTGCAGCGGTCCGGATTTAGTCCCGACTACATCGACCAGCGTTATGAGCGGATGGACATGGCCTACGAGCGTTCGGACTGGATCGCGACTCCGGCGGCGCAGGCGCTGATTCGCAACAACCGTCCACTGCTGGCCTACCTCGCCGGCAAGGCGGGCGCGTTCACCAGCAAGGACCACAATTGTCTGCCGGGCGAAACGGTCGAGAAACAAATCGTCGTGATCAACAACTCGCGCGAGACGGTGACGTGCGAGGCCGGATGGACGTTCACCCTGCCACGATCCCTCACGGGCAAACGCCGCGTGACCGTGGCGACCGGCGATCAGGCGCGGATTCCGCTTCGGTTCAAACTGCCGAAGGAGCTTGCGAGCGGCAGTTACGAAATCCATCTGACGGCGAAGTTTGGTTCGGGCGAGACGCAGGAAGATCGTTTTGTCATTGATGTGTTGCCGGCAACCGAACGGATCGCTGCCACGCGCCCCCTCACCCCGTCCCTCTCCCCCGGTGCGGGAGAGGGTGGCCAGATCGCCGTGTTCGATCCGAAGGGTGAGACTACGAAGTTGCTGAGCGAAACAGGTGTACGAAGCCAGCAGGTAGAGGCGAATACCGATCTCTCGCCGTACGATATTCTCGTGATCGGCAAGGCCGCGTTGACAGTTGACGGACCCGCGTCCGACATCAGTCGCGTCCGCGACGGTCTCAAGGTGATCGTCTTCGAGCAGACGTCCGACGTGCTGGAGAAACGACTTGGCTTTCGTGTAGCAGAGTACGGCTTGAGGCAGCTCTTTCCGCGCGTGACGGATCATCCGATTCTGGCGGGACTCAAAACCGAAAACCTCCATGACTGGCGCGGATCAGCGACGATCCTTCCACCGCGATTGAAGTATGAAATACGTCCGCGCTACGGGCCGACCGTCGAGTGGGCGGGCATACCAGTGCCGCGGGTGTGGCGTTGCGGCAATCGCGGAAATGTGGCGTCGGTGTTGATCGAAAAACCCGCGCGCGGTGATTTCCTGCCGATTCTCGATGGCGGCTTCAGCCTTCAATACAGCCCGCTGATGGAATATCGCGAAGGCAAAGGAATGGTGCTCTTTTGTCAACTCGACGTGACGGGCCGGACCGAAAGTGATCCCACCGCCGAACAGCTCGTGCGAAATCTTTTTCGATATGTGTCAGACTGGAAGCCGGTTCCTCGCCGGAAGGTTGTTTATGCGGGCGATGACGACGGCAGGAAGTTCCTTGATTCTTTGGGCGTGAACCCGCGTCCGTACGACGGAAAGTTGTCGAGTGATGACGCGCTGGTGGTCAGCCACGGCGTTGAGCAGGCGTTGGCGAAGAACGCATCTGCGCTCACCAGCTTTCTGAAGTCCGGAGGAAACCTGCTGGCGATTGGCCTGGATCAGGACGAGGCGAACGCGTTCCTGCCGTTCAAAGTGACGATGCGGAAGGCGGAACACGTCTCGTCATTCTTTGAGCCGCCCGGCGTGAGTTCATTGCTGGCGGGGATTGGACCGGCGGAAGTTCACAATCGCGATCCGCGCGAGCTGCCGCTCGTGACCGGCGCCGCGCAAATCCTCGGCGACGGTGTGCTGGCGATAGCCGCCGACGCAAACGTGGTCTTTCTCCAAATGGCGCCGTGGACGTTCTCGCGCGAACAATCCTTCCGTCGGACAT